Proteins from a genomic interval of Treponema succinifaciens DSM 2489:
- a CDS encoding ParB/Srx family N-terminal domain-containing protein, translating to MAKKLSIITAGGNLPFANNGLKLSENILIEKIEEHEKFKSLFSIDKTLLDRIASDMEKNSFDSSQPVHIWVTKGDDGKEHNYLIDGYTRVAASKMAGIKMIPYFKHTFESFEEAHRYALHLQTDRRNLNGIDLLKNIQELMGSDYIQSLEGNKNEAIGKELGISEKTVERANKVNSMASDEQIERIENGEASPNQIYNEIINQETVDEEATDEQRERIESGEATIKDICKEIKAEKKSRKASKKKSSDDDISESLSTNEGTPAGLNFNHSDGIERPSYRLSPEEDSERTKERKAAYEAGLKKGSDLAYEIYDFILSEIESGKSAEKIRNDSHFDDFSVARIYRAFNLSDEQKQEEEKSSDSDNGDSGISDFDDDIIMGESV from the coding sequence ATGGCAAAAAAACTCAGCATAATAACAGCAGGCGGAAATCTTCCGTTCGCAAACAACGGACTCAAGCTGTCTGAAAATATCCTCATCGAGAAAATCGAGGAGCACGAGAAATTCAAGAGTCTGTTCTCGATAGACAAGACCCTTCTTGACCGCATTGCGTCCGACATGGAAAAGAACAGCTTCGACTCAAGCCAGCCGGTTCATATCTGGGTTACAAAAGGTGATGACGGAAAGGAACATAATTATCTTATAGATGGCTATACAAGAGTTGCAGCCAGTAAAATGGCAGGAATAAAAATGATTCCTTATTTCAAGCATACATTTGAAAGTTTTGAGGAAGCCCATCGTTATGCTCTTCATCTTCAGACTGACAGAAGAAATCTTAATGGAATAGACCTTTTGAAAAACATCCAGGAGCTTATGGGGAGCGACTACATCCAGAGCCTTGAGGGGAACAAGAACGAGGCTATAGGAAAAGAGCTTGGAATTTCGGAAAAAACAGTTGAACGCGCGAACAAAGTGAACAGCATGGCAAGCGACGAGCAGATTGAAAGAATCGAGAACGGAGAGGCTTCGCCGAATCAGATTTACAACGAAATTATCAATCAAGAAACCGTTGACGAGGAGGCGACCGATGAGCAGCGAGAAAGGATTGAATCAGGAGAAGCAACGATAAAGGACATCTGCAAGGAAATCAAGGCTGAGAAGAAATCCCGAAAAGCGTCTAAGAAGAAATCTTCCGATGATGATATTTCCGAATCCCTCTCCACAAACGAGGGTACTCCTGCAGGACTGAACTTCAACCATTCAGACGGAATCGAACGGCCGTCATACAGACTTTCCCCGGAAGAGGATTCCGAGCGCACAAAGGAACGAAAAGCGGCTTATGAAGCTGGACTGAAAAAAGGCAGCGACCTTGCCTACGAAATCTATGACTTCATTCTTTCGGAAATTGAGAGCGGAAAATCTGCCGAAAAAATCCGCAATGACAGCCATTTTGACGATTTCTCTGTGGCAAGAATCTACAGGGCTTTTAATCTGTCTGATGAGCAGAAACAGGAAGAAGAAAAATCCTCTGATTCTGACAACGGTGATTCAGGCATTTCTGATTTTGATGATGACATCATCATGGGAGAATCTGTATGA
- a CDS encoding single-stranded DNA-binding protein — protein sequence MELNDVKLFGRVVRDAEMKTMPNGMKIATFSIATNRSYKNEKGEFVQVGNFFPLSVYNQYAEKVLPYLTKGRKVIIDGYLKQDRWEKDGVKKSATAIGVRNIQLIFDAKDSAEKSSVPASENSAVPQPESQNEESMIYEDMPDFDTDIYSDTEELV from the coding sequence ATGGAGCTAAATGATGTGAAACTTTTCGGACGTGTAGTCCGGGATGCGGAGATGAAAACCATGCCGAACGGCATGAAAATCGCGACTTTCAGCATAGCGACGAACAGAAGCTACAAGAACGAAAAAGGCGAATTCGTGCAGGTCGGAAATTTCTTTCCGCTTTCCGTGTACAACCAGTATGCGGAGAAGGTTCTTCCTTACCTTACAAAAGGCAGAAAGGTAATAATCGACGGCTACCTTAAGCAGGACAGATGGGAAAAGGACGGCGTGAAAAAAAGCGCGACAGCAATCGGCGTAAGAAACATCCAGCTTATTTTCGACGCAAAAGATTCTGCAGAAAAGAGCAGCGTTCCGGCTTCCGAAAACAGCGCAGTTCCGCAGCCTGAGAGTCAGAATGAGGAAAGCATGATTTATGAGGACATGCCGGACTTTGACACTGACATCTACTCAGACACGGAGGAGCTTGTCTGA
- a CDS encoding single-stranded DNA-binding protein: MNSITLHGKIVSDAQISLVKTSAGEIPLVTFNAQDDGLPYQKSEPLIIEVHFLKEVASHIFDYLKKDKEIVVSGFLRQKKYVTLENPDQERIKYYISAEYITLCPKYIKKEDKR; encoded by the coding sequence TTGAATTCCATAACTTTACACGGAAAGATTGTCTCCGACGCGCAAATATCTCTCGTAAAGACATCGGCGGGAGAGATTCCTCTTGTAACATTCAATGCACAGGACGACGGACTTCCATACCAGAAGAGCGAGCCTCTTATTATTGAAGTCCATTTTCTGAAAGAAGTCGCAAGCCACATCTTCGACTATCTGAAAAAGGACAAGGAGATTGTTGTTTCTGGATTTCTGCGGCAGAAAAAATACGTGACACTGGAAAATCCAGACCAGGAAAGAATCAAATACTACATTTCGGCTGAATATATAACTCTATGCCCGAAGTACATCAAGAAGGAGGATAAAAGATGA
- a CDS encoding AAA family ATPase, producing the protein MPQLRVKNFGPIKNGFTENDGFMEISPVTVICGNQATGKSTIAKLYSTFTWLEKAYLKSNLENNKFLDIDFVSYCSEQRLSEYFTDKTEITYSGFICRFEYKNNQFTQNAIDDFYTKLKNYNRPKIMYIPSERNLLTVVDDAENIKNLPLMLSILLEEYNKAKKNSETGIFGLPISDIKLQYDKQTLSTKVLTNTGTVDILNSSSGIQSVAPISLVTRYLTKTVTSDFAKNIKRLSLNERKAIKDWLGRMSDNKSEMTLYYLDKIFYGQKVDENIEKRIEVLIHFFFNTRFINIVEEPEQNLYPESQGKVLYELLECLSSNKDNQLIVTTHSPYILSYLTLSAKAAELFNKGVPADEIEKIVPEKSAVDGKKITIYETKEDGSITKLSPYENLPSDENLLNKAMAEGNEKFSKLLDLEVAFCQK; encoded by the coding sequence ATGCCGCAGTTAAGAGTAAAAAATTTTGGACCAATAAAAAATGGATTTACAGAAAATGACGGTTTTATGGAAATTTCTCCTGTAACTGTAATCTGTGGCAATCAGGCAACTGGAAAAAGTACAATTGCGAAACTGTATTCGACTTTTACTTGGCTGGAAAAAGCTTATTTAAAATCTAACCTCGAAAATAATAAGTTTTTGGATATAGATTTTGTTTCTTATTGTTCAGAACAAAGACTTAGCGAATATTTTACTGACAAGACAGAAATAACCTACAGTGGCTTTATTTGTCGCTTTGAATATAAGAATAATCAATTTACTCAAAATGCAATAGATGATTTTTATACAAAATTAAAAAATTATAATCGTCCAAAAATCATGTATATTCCATCTGAAAGGAATTTGCTTACAGTTGTAGATGATGCTGAGAATATAAAAAATTTACCTTTAATGTTATCTATTCTTTTAGAAGAATATAATAAAGCAAAGAAAAATTCTGAAACTGGAATATTTGGACTTCCTATATCAGATATAAAATTACAGTATGACAAGCAGACTCTTTCTACAAAAGTGTTGACTAATACTGGAACTGTGGACATATTGAATTCATCTAGCGGAATACAGTCAGTTGCTCCCATTTCTTTGGTAACAAGGTATTTGACAAAAACAGTTACATCAGATTTTGCTAAAAATATAAAAAGACTAAGCCTTAACGAAAGAAAGGCTATAAAAGATTGGTTGGGAAGAATGTCAGACAATAAATCTGAAATGACTTTATATTATCTTGATAAAATTTTTTATGGTCAAAAAGTTGATGAAAATATAGAAAAAAGAATTGAGGTTTTAATACATTTCTTTTTTAATACTCGTTTTATAAATATAGTCGAAGAGCCAGAGCAGAACCTTTATCCAGAATCTCAGGGCAAGGTTTTATATGAGCTTCTGGAATGTCTGAGCTCAAATAAAGATAACCAGCTGATTGTTACGACTCATAGTCCATACATCCTTTCATATTTAACCTTAAGTGCAAAAGCTGCTGAGCTTTTTAACAAAGGAGTTCCTGCTGATGAAATTGAAAAAATTGTTCCTGAAAAATCTGCTGTTGACGGAAAAAAGATTACAATTTATGAAACCAAAGAGGACGGTTCTATAACAAAACTTTCGCCTTATGAAAATCTTCCTTCAGATGAAAATCTTTTGAATAAGGCTATGGCAGAAGGAAATGAAAAGTTTTCTAAACTTCTTGATTTGGAGGTGGCTTTTTGTCAAAAATAG